One Phaseolus vulgaris cultivar G19833 chromosome 2, P. vulgaris v2.0, whole genome shotgun sequence DNA window includes the following coding sequences:
- the LOC137809984 gene encoding protein NRT1/ PTR FAMILY 7.3-like yields the protein MSCLESELCKESKFEEESEEVTLDGSVDLHGGPAIRAKSGRWVAAIIILLNQALATLAFFGMGVNLVLFLTRVVGQNNADAANNVSKWTGTVYIFSLVGAFLSDSYWGRYKTCAVFQVIFVIGLMSLSLSSYLFLLKPKGCGNETIHCGKHSRLEMGMFYLSIYLVALGNGGYQPNIATFGADQFDEEHSEEGHSKVAFFSYFYLAFNIGQLFSNTILVYFEDEGMWALGFWLSAGSAFAALVLFLACTSRYRHFKPSGNPLSRFSQVLVAASRKSKIQMSSNGENLLHMDAKESSTNANRKILHTHGFKFLDRAAFISSRDLDDQKETGYNPWRLCPVSQVEEVKCILRLLPIWLCTIIYSVVFTQMASLFVEQGAAMKTTVSNFRIPPASMSSFDILSVAVFIFFYRRVLDPFVGKLKKTDSKGLTELQRMGVGLVIAVLAMVSAGLVECYRLKYAKQGCIHCNDTSTLSIFWQIPQYAFIGASEVFMYVGQLEFFNAQTPDGLKSFGSALCMTSISLGNYVSSLLVSMVMKISTEDHMPGWIPGNLNKGHLDRFYFLLAALTSIDLIAYIACAKWYKCIQLEGKTGENNESKV from the exons ATGTCTTGCTTAGAGTCTGAGCTCTGCAAAGAG AGCAAGTTTGAAGAAGAATCAGAAGAGGTTACTCTTGATGGAAGTGTTGATTTGCATGGTGGTCCTGCTATAAGAGCCAAATCTGGAAGATGGGTTGCTGCAATTATCATACTAT TGAATCAAGCTCTGGCAACCCTTGCATTCTTTGGGATGGGAGTGAACCTAGTGCTGTTTCTGACAAGGGTTGTAGGACAAAATAATGCTGATGCAGCTAACAATGTGAGCAAGTGGACTGGAACAGTTTACATCTTCTCTCTTGTGGGTGCTTTCCTCAGTGATTCTTATTGGGGAAGATATAAAACTTGTGCTGTCTTTCAGGTCATCTTTGTTATA GGTCTAATGTCCTTATCCCTGTCATCATACCTATTCTTACTTAAGCCTAAAGGTTGTGGGAATGAAACAATTCATTGTGGAAAACATTCAAGATTGGAGATGGGAATGTTCTACCTCTCAATATATCTAGTTGCCTTGGGTAATGGAGGTTATCAACCAAATATTGCCACATTTGGAGCTGATCAGTTTGACGAGGAGCACTCAGAGGAGGGTCACTCTAAGGTGGCCTTCTTTAGCTACTTCTACCTAGCTTTTAATATCGGCCAACTTTTCTCGAACACCATTCTGGTCTATTTCGAGGATGAAGGAATGTGGGCTCTTGGTTTCTGGCTGTCTGCAGGTTCTGCCTTTGCTGCACTGGTCTTGTTTCTTGCATGCACCTCGAGGTATAGACACTTCAAGCCCAGTGGCAACCCTCTCTCCAGGTTCAGCCAAGTCCTTGTGGCTGCATCAAGGAAATCCAAAATTCAAATGTCATCAAACGGAGAGAACTTACTTCACATGGATGCAAAGGAGTCTTCGACGAATGCCAACAGAAAGATTCTCCACACTCACGGGTTCAA GTTCCTGGACAGGGCAGCATTTATATCTTCAAGAGATCTAGATGATCAGAAAGAGACCGGTTACAACCCCTGGCGCCTCTGTCCTGTAAGTCAAGTTGAAGAGGTGAAGTGCATACTGAGACTTCTTCCAATTTGGCTCTGCACCATAATATACTCTGTGGTTTTCACACAAATGGCTTCACTTTTTGTGGAGCAAGGCGCTGCCATGAAAACCACCGTCTCCAATTTCAGAATACCCCCAGCTAGCATGTCCAGCTTTGATATACTCAGTGTGGCagttttcattttcttctaCCGCCGAGTTCTTGATCCATTTGTGGGAAAACTCAAAAAGACAGATTCCAAGGGACTTACAGAACTTCAGAGAATGGGAGTTGGACTTGTTATAGCAGTACTGGCAATGGTTTCAGCTGGACTAGTTGAATGCTATAGGCTTAAGTATGCAAAACAAGGATGCATCCACTGCAATGACACAAGCACTTTAAGCATCTTTTGGCAGATCCCTCAGTACGCATTTATAGGAGCTTCCGAGGTTTTTATGTATGTAGGCCAGTTGGAGTTCTTCAACGCTCAGACACCAGACGGCTTAAAGAGCTTCGGAAGTGCACTTTGCATGACATCCATTTCTCTTGGGAATTATGTGAGTAGCTTACTTGTTAGTATGGTTATGAAGATATCCACCGAAGATCACATGCCAGGGTGGATCCCTGGAAACCTCAATAAAGGTCACTTGGATAGGTTTTACTTCCTCTTAGCTGCCTTGACATCCATAGACTTGATTGCCTATATTGCATGTGCAAAATGGTACAAGTGTATACAGCTAGAGGGGAAAACTGGAGAAAATAACGAGTCAAAAGTATAA